One stretch of Tistrella mobilis DNA includes these proteins:
- a CDS encoding type II toxin-antitoxin system RelE/ParE family toxin: protein MKLRLLPQAAADLEGIALYVADHNPRAAFALVEAIESRFRQILIYPLSGRRRDDLGPGVRHVVAGSYLVLYRVRPGVVEILRVLHGRRGIGGHKLG, encoded by the coding sequence ATGAAGCTTCGGCTTCTTCCGCAGGCGGCGGCGGATCTGGAAGGCATTGCGCTCTATGTCGCCGATCATAACCCGCGCGCCGCCTTTGCACTCGTCGAGGCGATCGAGAGCCGTTTCCGTCAGATCCTGATCTATCCCCTGTCCGGCCGCCGCCGCGATGATCTGGGCCCTGGCGTGCGCCATGTGGTGGCGGGATCCTATCTGGTGCTCTATCGGGTCAGGCCGGGCGTCGTGGAAATTTTGCGTGTGCTTCATGGGCGGCGCGGTATTGGCGGTCATAAACTGGGATGA